The Penaeus chinensis breed Huanghai No. 1 chromosome 21, ASM1920278v2, whole genome shotgun sequence genome has a window encoding:
- the LOC125036316 gene encoding uncharacterized protein LOC125036316 isoform X1: MPTCLFSQSTWATVGPTRMYMQCHRRCCQSTRCIFSRHPPETEVVRRTTLKKKNCLPKMATFFLCSLPTSAKMAKVVFTKLSISPVFTSLPSGYVENSYGLTDPNPSTSGDWSSVQILRKAKSSASYVAIEPHNSDVCKSPSMNINTDEEENTHTRKCQGSEGIMDKDERGVSPGYVVFPTKTSRDSGVVMGRGDQGKSSIGYASLQVFGLDTQIFQSLKENTDRDGKGISTKFVAFPAADFTTRTPHGLRENNVRDEQGRSSGYKVFPAANFVMQTSSGSGEKSVRDELGRSSGYMTFPAANFVMQTSNGSGENSVKDEQEKSTGYVSFPPTDFRYITLPAANFVMQTSSGSGENNVRDEQGRSSGYIAFPAANFVMQTSSGSGENNVRDEQGRSSGYIAFPAVNFVMQTSSGSGENNVRDEQGRSSGYIAFPAANFVMQTSSGSGENNVRDEQGRSSGYITYPAASFVMQTSNGSGENNVKEEQEKSTGYVSFPPTDFREISINNFPFPSYVALPPVGFGPYNPQSSIGLGQINRLAAESKTHSKQEANKRDLSVKTGAYVAMDYFKVQSLKGETDARLSPALCLP, from the exons ATGCCGACGTGCCTCTTCAGCCAGTCGACGTGGGCGACAGTCGGTCCAACAAGAATGTATATGCAGTGTCATCGCAGGT GCTGCCAGTCGACAAGATGCATCTTCAGTCGCCATCCTCCGGAGACCGAAGTCGTGCGAAGAACAacgctgaagaaaaaaaactgtttgCCCAAAATGGCTACGTTCTTCCTATGTTCACTACCGACGTCAGCGAAGATGGCCAAAGTGGTGTTCACGAAACTAAGTATATCCCCTGtattcacttctcttccttctggtTATGTTGAGAATTCTTATGGATTGACAGACCCCAATCCTAGCACCAGTGGCGACTGGTCTTCTGTTCAAATACTCCGAAAAGCTAAGTCTTCAGCAAGCTATGTAGCAATCGAACCTCATAATTCAGATGTTTGCAAAAGTCCAAGCATGAATATAAATacggatgaagaggaaaatactCATACACGAAAATGTCAAGGTTCAGAAGGGATCATGGACAAGGATGAACGTGGAGTATCTCCCGGCTATGTTGTTTTTCCGACAAAAACATCACGTGATTCAGGAGTGGTCATGGGTAGGggtgaccagggaaaatcgtctaTAGGTTATGCTTCTCTTCAGGTATTTGGTTTGGATACACAAATTTTCCAAAGCCTAAAAGAGAATACTgatagagatggaaaaggaatatCTACTAAATTTGTAGCTTTTCCAGCTGCAGACTTTACTACACGAACCCCCCATGGTTTAAGAGAAAACAATGTTAGAGATGAACAAGGAAGATCCTCTGGCTATAAAGTCTTTCCAGCAGCCAACTTTGTTATGCAAACTTCCAGTGGTTCAGGAGAGAAAAGTGTTAGAGATGAACTAGGAAGATCCTCTGGCTATATGACATTTCCAGCGGCAAACTTTGTTATGCAAACTTCCAATGGTTCAGGAGAGAATAGTGttaaagatgaacaagaaaaatctaCAGGCTATGTATCTTTTCCACCCACTGATTTTCGCTATATAACACTTCCAGCAGCCAACTTTGTTATGCAAACTTCCAGTGGTTCAGGAGAGAACAATGTTAGAGATGAACAAGGAAGATCCTCTGGCTATATAGCCTTTCCAGCAGCAAACTTTGTTATGCAAACTTCCAGTGGTTCAGGAGAGAACAATGTTAGAGATGAACAAGGAAGATCCTCTGGCTATATAGCCTTTCCAGCAGTAAACTTTGTTATGCAAACTTCCAGTGGTTCAGGAGAGAACAATGTTAGAGATGAACAAGGAAGATCCTCTGGCTATATAGCCTTTCCAGCAGCAAACTTTGTTATGCAAACTTCCAGTGGTTCAGGAGAGAACAATGTTAGAGATGAACAAGGAAGATCCTCTGGCTATATAACATATCCAGCAGCAAGCTTTGTTATGCAAACTTCCAATGGTTCTGGAGAGAACAATGttaaagaggaacaagaaaaatctACAGGCTATGTATCTTTTCCACCGACTGATTTTCGCGAAATATCCATCAACAATTTCCCATTCCCAAGCTACGTAGCTCTTCCACCAGTGGGATTTGGTCCGTACAATCCTCAGAGTTCTATTGGCCTGGGGCAGATAAACAGACTTGCAGCAGAATCAAAGACACATTCAAAACAAGAAGCAAACAAACGAGATTTAAGTGTAAAGACTGGAGCTTATGTGGCGATGGATTATTTTAAAGTACAAAGCTTAAAGGGGGAAACAGACGCCAGGCTTTCTCCAGCTTTATGTCTCCCTTGA
- the LOC125036316 gene encoding uncharacterized protein LOC125036316 isoform X2: MKNESDVFSGVVVLEGLREGSEYAANLRLRYRGGLSGWSSPLLFSTKSLALPTWLIVIIVIVAIAVTVVVLVAGVYSRRRIEDIVREVRREIHLPEGLGDHHFHSGKASEYYQIDADVPLQPVDVGDSRSNKNVYAVSSQVLPVDKMHLQSPSSGDRSRAKNNAEEKKLFAQNGYVLPMFTTDVSEDGQSGVHETKYIPCIHFSSFWLC; encoded by the exons ATGAAGAACGAGAGCGACGTGTTTTCGGGCGTCGTGGTGCTGGAGGGCCTTCGCGAGGGCTCGGAGTACGCGGCGAACCTCAGACTCAGGTACCGAGGCGGCCTCTCGGGATGGTCCTCCCCGCTGCTGTTCTCGACGAAGTCTTTAG CTCTCCCGACGTggctcatcgtcatcattgtcattgtggcTATTGCGGTCACTGTTGTGGTCCTCGTCGCCGGCGTCTACAGTAGGAG GAGAATCGAAGATATAGTGCGAGAAGTTCGGAGGGAGATTCATCTACCCGAAGGCCTGGGTGATCATCACTTTCACAGTGGAAAAGCAAGCGAG TATTACCAGATAGATGCCGACGTGCCTCTTCAGCCAGTCGACGTGGGCGACAGTCGGTCCAACAAGAATGTATATGCAGTGTCATCGCAGGT GCTGCCAGTCGACAAGATGCATCTTCAGTCGCCATCCTCCGGAGACCGAAGTCGTGCGAAGAACAacgctgaagaaaaaaaactgtttgCCCAAAATGGCTACGTTCTTCCTATGTTCACTACCGACGTCAGCGAAGATGGCCAAAGTGGTGTTCACGAAACTAAGTATATCCCCTGtattcacttctcttccttctggtTATGTTGA